The following proteins come from a genomic window of Malus domestica chromosome 02, GDT2T_hap1:
- the LOC103437364 gene encoding uncharacterized protein isoform X2 yields the protein MVFNSGPSQPQTRPQSDPKPDSMATNVTSKSPLPLSQLKWTKSDETTTQNDNPCQQLSNNSKKLAQLHLEVEKSDPKSSNVENGADPVPSTEVTDGVGEIQKSKPATTEKKSKLCIRLKIKEKVVVAAEKDPKPEAQKKLSLASVGAEAAAKELEEGVQKTWNLRPRRPVTKANGHIGALKTGAPLLLEKKNQDAVGAGPSKVGGKGKNAQKKDNKPKISIELTREEIEEDLFIMTGQRPSRRPKKRNKNVQKQLDNLFPGLWMNSVSRESYQVPEPPKRI from the exons atggttttcaattcAGGTCCTTCTCAACCACAAACCAGACCCCAATCCGACCCGAAACCTGATTCTATGGCCACCAATGTGACTTCTAAGTCCCCCCTTCCTCTATCCCAGTTGAAATGGACCAAAAGTGACGAGACCACCACCCAAAACGACAACCCATGTCAGCAATTGAGCAATAATAGCAAAAAACTTGCTCAGCTTCACTTGGAAGTAGAGAAATCCGATCCCAAGTCCTCCAATGTCGAAAATGGGGCCGACCCAGTTCCCTCCACAGAAGTGACTGACGGTGTTGGGGAGATCCAGAAGTCGAAACCAGCTACGACTGAGAAAAAATCGAAGCTTTGCATCCGTctaaaaatcaaagagaaagTTGTCGTTGCTGCTGAGAAGGATCCTAAGCCAGAGGCTCAGAAAAAGCTCTCTCTTGCTTCTGTGGGTGCGGAAGCAGCGGCGAAGGAGTTGGAAGAGGGGGTGCAAAAGACATGGAACCTCCGGCCTAGGAGACCGGTGACTAAGGCCAATGGCCACATTGGTGCATTGAAAACTGGTGCTCCTCTGCTGCTGGAGAAAAAAAACCAAGATGCTGTTGGTGCGGGGCCTTCCAAAGTTGGAGGGAAAGGGAAAAATGCTCAGAAGAAGGATAACAAACCGAAGATATCGATCGAGTTAACGAGAGAGGAGATTGAAGAGGACCTTTTTATCATGACTGGGCAAAGGCCGTCCAGGCGCCCAAAGAAGAGAAACAAGAATGTGCAGAAACAGCTTGAT AATCTGTTTCCTGGATTGTGGATGAACTCGGTGTCCCGGGAATCCTACCAAGTTCCTGAACCTCCAAAG AGAATTTGA
- the LOC103420267 gene encoding transcription termination factor MTEF18, mitochondrial-like, protein MSLPKCIYTLRLSHHFSTATKTASAVRLPKLSNVPTRYKSETIKQAQQALTDYLHATRSLSFPSAEHISKNCLFSLTNLIKKIEFSVPKFSNRFKRLLRYHPINEFEFFFESIGIDYNQVCDFLPPNKYFFSEDGTLLNVATELSRFGFPWNMLGKLYEEEISIFSESSEVLKARLSRLKECGFSNHSVVGMCLAFPYLLAVEGEPGGDAALFDDFKRVLVEFNMEYCVEGNVDAWYDVCKKVRVFCDLGCGKGKIGELMGRKKDVFLTCPAEVLCQKSRYFCRFGVRKEDVGLFLLQSPEVLNFDLETPNISALGLLEIFGLNVKEIEAVIEKYPHVMGKNKMANLPHVIRALDLHEWFFTKIKNEPQLLENYVISDFDEDIAKEFGEGLERIQSTTTPIHTMRKLDFMHSIGFGENTLTLKVLAHLHGRSGELQKRFDSLFSTGIDFSRLCLMISTTPKILNQNPESLEAKVNFLCKEMKSSLEYLNIFPAFLCFDLENRVKPRYRFYVWLKEKGLHSESYSIATMIATSEKQFVARAFGIHPAAPKHWFERFSYRRSFKNCAGTSIP, encoded by the coding sequence ATGTCCCTCCCCAAATGCATCTACACCCTCCGCCTTTCCCACCACTTCTCCACCGCCACGAAAACCGCCTCCGCCGTAAGGCTCCCCAAACTCTCCAATGTCCCCACCAGATACAAGTCGGAAACCATCAAGCAAGCCCAGCAGGCCCTCACCGACTACCTCCACGCAACCAGATCCTTGTCCTTCCCCTCCGCCGAGCACATCAGCAAGAACTGCCTGTTTTCCCTCACCAATCTCATAAAAAAGATCGAGTTTTCGGTCCCGAAATTCTCGAACCGCTTCAAGAGGCTACTCAGGTACCACCCCATCAATGAATTTGAGTTTTTCTTTGAAAGCATTGGCATAGATTACAATCAAGTTTGTGACTTTTTGCCTCCCAACAAGTACTTTTTCTCTGAGGATGGGACCCTTTTGAATGTTGCTACTGAACTTTCGAGATTTGGGTTTCCTTGGAATATGTTAGGGAAGTTGTACGAGGAGGAGATTTCCATTTTTAGTGAGAGTTCCGAGGTGTTGAAAGCTAGGCTTAGTAGGTTGAAAGAATGTGGGTTTAGTAATCATTCAGTTGTGGGAATGTGCTTGGCTTTCCCTTATTTGCTGGCGGTGGAGGGTGAGCCGGGCGGTGATGCGGCATTGTTTGATGATTTCAAAAGGGTTCTTGTGGAGTTTAATATGGAGTACTGTGTTGAAGGAAATGTGGATGCTTGGTATGATGTTTGTAAGAAAGTTCGGGTGTTTTGCGATTTGGGTTGCGGGAAAGGGAAGATAGGGGAACTGATGGGGAGGAAGAAAGATGTTTTTCTTACTTGTCCAGCAGAGGTTTTGTGCCAGAAATCTAGGTACTTTTGTAGATTTGGTGTTAGGAAGGAAGATGTAGGTTTGTTCCTTCTTCAGAGTCCTGAggttttaaattttgatctggAAACACCGAATATATCAGCATtgggattgttggaaatttttgGATTGAACGTGAAAGAAATAGAGGCTGTGATCGAAAAATACCCTCATGTGAtgggaaaaaataaaatggctAATTTACCACATGTAATAAGGGCTCTCGATCTTCATGAATGGTTCTTCACTAAGATTAAGAATGAACCTCAATTGTTAGAAAATTATGTAATCAGTGATTTTGATGAAGACATTGCGAAAGAATTTGGTGAAGGATTGGAGAGGATTCAATCTACGACAACTCCCATTCATACAATGAGAAAATTGGACTTCATGCATAGCATTGGGTTTGGAGAGAACACTTTGACCCTAAAGGTCTTAGCCCACTTGCATGGTAGAAGTGGTGAGTTGCAAAAGCGGTTTGATAGCCTTTTTTCTACGGGCATTGATTTCTCCAGGCTTTGTCTGATGATAAGCACGACACCAAAGATCCTGAATCAGAATCCAGAATCTTTGGAAGCCAAAGTTAACTTTCTTTGCAAGGAAATGAAATCCTCTTTGGAGTACCTCAATATTTTTCCTGCATTTTTGTGTTTTGACTTAGAAAACCGGGTCAAGCCCAGATATAGATTTTACGTGTGGCTTAAAGAGAAGGGTTTGCATTCTGAAAGCTACTCTATTGCCACCATGATTGCTACTAGTGAAAAGCAATTTGTAGCACGGGCTTTTGGAATTCACCCAGCTGCTCCAAAGCATTGGTTTGAGCGTTTCTCATACAGAAGATCTTTTAAAAATTGTGCAGGGACATCTATACCATAG
- the LOC103437364 gene encoding uncharacterized protein isoform X1, which yields MVFNSGPSQPQTRPQSDPKPDSMATNVTSKSPLPLSQLKWTKSDETTTQNDNPCQQLSNNSKKLAQLHLEVEKSDPKSSNVENGADPVPSTEVTDGVGEIQKSKPATTEKKSKLCIRLKIKEKVVVAAEKDPKPEAQKKLSLASVGAEAAAKELEEGVQKTWNLRPRRPVTKANGHIGALKTGAPLLLEKKNQDAVGAGPSKVGGKGKNAQKKDNKPKISIELTREEIEEDLFIMTGQRPSRRPKKRNKNVQKQLDNLFPGLWMNSVSRESYQVPEPPKVKSLFSLFVVQCTHY from the exons atggttttcaattcAGGTCCTTCTCAACCACAAACCAGACCCCAATCCGACCCGAAACCTGATTCTATGGCCACCAATGTGACTTCTAAGTCCCCCCTTCCTCTATCCCAGTTGAAATGGACCAAAAGTGACGAGACCACCACCCAAAACGACAACCCATGTCAGCAATTGAGCAATAATAGCAAAAAACTTGCTCAGCTTCACTTGGAAGTAGAGAAATCCGATCCCAAGTCCTCCAATGTCGAAAATGGGGCCGACCCAGTTCCCTCCACAGAAGTGACTGACGGTGTTGGGGAGATCCAGAAGTCGAAACCAGCTACGACTGAGAAAAAATCGAAGCTTTGCATCCGTctaaaaatcaaagagaaagTTGTCGTTGCTGCTGAGAAGGATCCTAAGCCAGAGGCTCAGAAAAAGCTCTCTCTTGCTTCTGTGGGTGCGGAAGCAGCGGCGAAGGAGTTGGAAGAGGGGGTGCAAAAGACATGGAACCTCCGGCCTAGGAGACCGGTGACTAAGGCCAATGGCCACATTGGTGCATTGAAAACTGGTGCTCCTCTGCTGCTGGAGAAAAAAAACCAAGATGCTGTTGGTGCGGGGCCTTCCAAAGTTGGAGGGAAAGGGAAAAATGCTCAGAAGAAGGATAACAAACCGAAGATATCGATCGAGTTAACGAGAGAGGAGATTGAAGAGGACCTTTTTATCATGACTGGGCAAAGGCCGTCCAGGCGCCCAAAGAAGAGAAACAAGAATGTGCAGAAACAGCTTGAT AATCTGTTTCCTGGATTGTGGATGAACTCGGTGTCCCGGGAATCCTACCAAGTTCCTGAACCTCCAAAGGTGAAATCTTTATTCAGTCTATTTGTTGTGCAATGTACACATTATTAA